The Thermoplasmata archaeon genome includes a region encoding these proteins:
- the aceA gene encoding isocitrate lyase — protein sequence MIDASELEARWKEDERWAGIVRPYRAEDVIRLRGSVFIEHTLARMGAERLWSLLHSEPYVPALGALTGNQAIQQVQAGLQAVYMSGWQVAADGNDAGQTYPDQSLYPADSVPNLVRRMNNAFRREDEKQTMSGQRSTFWFAPIVADAEAGFGGPLNAFELMKAMIEAGAAGVHFEDQLASAKKCGHLGGKVLVSTGVFLQKLVAARLAADLSGVPTILIARTDSNSARLITTDVDPRDRPFVADGERTPEGFHAYRGGLEAAIARGLAYAPYADLLWCETSGPDLNEAMAFADAIHARFPGKMLVYNCSSSFNWQKKLDEGTIARFQRELADMGYKFQFVTLAGFHTLNLSMFELARAYKERGMTAYTELQQEEFAVKAEGYRAAQHQSFVGTAYFDEIARVISGGDASTAAMAGSTEREQFQDEPAPAETSVARRSARPSISETG from the coding sequence ATGATTGACGCAAGCGAGTTGGAAGCGCGCTGGAAGGAGGACGAGCGGTGGGCCGGGATCGTCCGACCGTACCGGGCCGAGGACGTCATCCGACTCCGGGGCTCGGTGTTCATCGAGCATACGCTCGCGCGGATGGGTGCGGAGCGGCTGTGGTCGCTCCTCCACTCGGAGCCGTATGTGCCCGCCCTCGGGGCGCTGACGGGAAACCAGGCGATCCAACAAGTTCAGGCGGGCCTCCAGGCCGTCTACATGAGCGGCTGGCAAGTCGCCGCGGACGGAAACGACGCGGGCCAGACGTACCCGGACCAGAGCCTGTATCCCGCGGACAGCGTGCCGAACCTCGTGCGGCGGATGAATAACGCGTTCCGGCGCGAGGACGAGAAGCAGACGATGTCGGGCCAGAGATCCACATTTTGGTTCGCGCCAATCGTCGCGGACGCCGAGGCCGGATTCGGCGGTCCGCTGAACGCGTTCGAACTGATGAAAGCGATGATCGAAGCGGGCGCAGCGGGCGTCCATTTCGAGGACCAACTGGCCAGCGCGAAGAAGTGCGGCCACCTGGGAGGGAAAGTCCTCGTCTCTACCGGTGTCTTCCTGCAAAAACTAGTCGCCGCACGTCTCGCCGCGGACCTCTCCGGCGTGCCGACGATCCTCATCGCGCGTACGGATTCGAATTCCGCGAGACTCATCACGACGGATGTGGATCCGAGGGACCGACCGTTTGTTGCCGACGGAGAACGGACTCCGGAAGGATTCCACGCGTACCGGGGCGGCCTCGAAGCGGCGATCGCACGTGGCCTCGCGTACGCACCGTACGCGGATCTCCTCTGGTGCGAGACTTCTGGACCGGACTTGAACGAGGCGATGGCGTTCGCGGATGCGATTCACGCCCGATTCCCCGGGAAGATGCTCGTTTACAACTGTTCCTCGTCGTTCAACTGGCAGAAGAAACTCGACGAGGGGACGATCGCCCGGTTCCAGCGAGAACTTGCGGACATGGGGTACAAGTTCCAGTTCGTCACCCTCGCGGGCTTCCACACCCTGAACCTCTCGATGTTCGAACTGGCGAGGGCTTACAAGGAGCGGGGGATGACCGCGTACACGGAGCTCCAGCAAGAGGAGTTCGCCGTGAAAGCGGAAGGCTACCGGGCGGCCCAGCACCAGTCGTTCGTCGGTACCGCGTATTTCGACGAGATCGCGCGGGTCATATCGGGCGGCGACGCGTCAACGGCCGCGATGGCAGGCTCGACGGAACGGGAGCAGTTTCAAGACGAACCCGCACCCGCCGAGACATCGGTCGCGAGGCGCTCGGCCCGTCCGTCGATTTCCGAAACCGGCTGA
- a CDS encoding deoxyribonuclease IV codes for MYLGAHVSIAENIALAPERGRAVGAEAIQIFSRSPRMLRKTKPLTEEETRGFRENMAKNGIARAVIHANYLINLGGPDDNTLNYSRVAFVEELDRAHALGVRDVVFHPASHGGRGEAYSIRATAESLDWSFEHANAPDVFAVLENTAGQGTVIGSKFEQLAEIVKGSAHPDRLGVCVDTCHTFAAGYDFRARDGYDALLRTIDETVGLSRIRAFHLNDSVGDLGSHWDRHEDIGKGKLGKEAFRFLVNDERFREVPGCLEFPGQEGGYRRNLKTLRSLVTGPNPPTSPRAPPGKRAGPGTAQRTGKTAARGP; via the coding sequence ATGTATCTGGGCGCACACGTCTCGATCGCGGAGAACATCGCCCTCGCGCCGGAACGGGGCCGAGCGGTCGGCGCCGAAGCAATCCAGATTTTCTCGCGCAGCCCGCGCATGCTTCGGAAGACGAAGCCGCTGACCGAAGAGGAGACTCGGGGCTTCCGCGAGAACATGGCGAAGAACGGGATTGCGCGTGCGGTGATTCACGCGAATTACCTGATCAACCTCGGCGGCCCGGATGACAACACGCTCAACTACAGCCGCGTGGCGTTCGTCGAGGAACTCGATCGGGCACACGCTCTCGGGGTCCGCGACGTCGTCTTCCATCCCGCCAGCCACGGCGGGAGAGGTGAAGCGTATTCGATTCGGGCGACGGCCGAGAGCCTCGACTGGTCGTTCGAACATGCGAACGCCCCGGACGTCTTTGCGGTCCTCGAGAACACGGCGGGGCAGGGCACCGTGATTGGATCGAAGTTCGAGCAGCTCGCGGAGATCGTCAAGGGATCCGCCCACCCGGACCGGCTCGGGGTCTGTGTGGACACTTGCCACACGTTCGCCGCGGGATACGACTTCCGCGCGCGAGACGGATACGACGCTCTCCTGAGGACGATCGACGAGACGGTCGGGCTGAGCCGCATCCGGGCGTTCCACTTGAACGACTCGGTCGGCGACCTCGGGTCCCACTGGGACCGCCACGAGGACATTGGGAAAGGCAAGCTCGGCAAGGAGGCGTTCCGCTTCTTGGTGAACGACGAACGCTTCCGCGAAGTCCCCGGATGCCTCGAGTTCCCCGGACAGGAGGGCGGCTACCGGCGGAACCTGAAAACGCTTCGCTCGCTCGTCACGGGCCCGAACCCACCGACGTCGCCGCGGGCGCCACCCGGCAAACGAGCCGGTCCCGGAACCGCGCAGCGAACCGGTAAGACCGCCGCGCGCGGCCCATGA
- a CDS encoding class I SAM-dependent methyltransferase — translation MPDVVRVSRTLPWREAAKEVDALRPMLLDQFRHEDLRGKSVLDLGTGQGRLAFVAAAGGARVVGVDLDRAKLLHARAYAGIRDVRNAEFVWGDVEKTPYAEFVHGPIDAVTSNLCMSPPIVWHASRALRPGGLFIFCCHHGDHWKETRRGSRWAFYEDTMTDLLEENRLTVEFMGVDTAVATFEVLREVELFLRDATVRQWVEDGRWEELADSFARGEKQLTLSFLIGKARRIPGPYAAE, via the coding sequence GTGCCGGACGTCGTGCGTGTCAGCCGCACGCTCCCGTGGCGGGAGGCGGCAAAGGAGGTCGACGCCCTCCGGCCGATGCTCCTCGACCAGTTTCGCCACGAAGATCTCCGCGGGAAGTCCGTCTTGGATCTCGGCACGGGACAGGGTCGACTCGCGTTCGTCGCGGCGGCGGGCGGAGCCCGCGTGGTCGGCGTGGACCTCGATCGCGCGAAGCTCCTCCATGCCCGCGCTTACGCGGGCATCCGGGACGTCCGGAACGCGGAATTCGTCTGGGGCGACGTCGAGAAGACGCCGTACGCGGAATTCGTCCACGGGCCGATCGATGCGGTGACGAGCAACCTCTGCATGTCGCCGCCGATCGTCTGGCACGCGTCCCGCGCCCTGCGCCCCGGCGGGCTGTTCATCTTCTGCTGCCATCACGGGGACCACTGGAAGGAGACCCGCCGTGGATCGCGCTGGGCGTTTTACGAGGACACGATGACGGACCTGCTCGAGGAGAACCGCCTCACGGTCGAGTTCATGGGCGTCGACACGGCCGTCGCGACGTTCGAAGTGTTGCGGGAGGTCGAGCTCTTCCTCCGAGACGCGACGGTCCGCCAATGGGTCGAGGACGGGCGATGGGAGGAACTCGCGGACTCGTTCGCGCGGGGGGAGAAGCAGCTCACCCTCTCCTTCCTCATCGGGAAGGCGCGTCGCATCCCCGGTCCGTACGCCGCCGAGTAG
- a CDS encoding aldehyde dehydrogenase family protein — MDVQEHGLYIAAKSVPASSGATTDVLDPATNRPIARVAAGTKDDVDSAVDAARRAFEAPEWRDLDPSKRGRLLWLLAQQVRDRFDELARLESLNVGKPIREAKGDIAYVYKLFEYYAGLADKIQGDTIPVPGARLDYTLREPLGVTAHIAPWNYPLLLASRGVAPALAAGNTVVLKPATLTPLTALKLGELAAAAGFPAGVVNVVTGPGAEVGGALAAHPNVDSVTFTGSTETGKQLLRMVAERIVPSTLELGGKNPQIVLPDAKMDRAVQGALWGAFQNAGQMCWAGSKLLVHEDIASSFLAKLADLAAKIRLGPPLSEGVQMGPLVSKDHAANVAKAIEDGIANGSKVLAGGRRPDAPGLQEGNFLAPTIFEEPPAAARVAGEEVFGPVLAAWRFSDLDDAVAKANDTPYGLSAGLWTQDLGKAHAVARRLQAGMISVNEYPVTFPQTPFLGWKQSGLGAEQGADAVLFYTHVKNVLVNLE; from the coding sequence ATGGACGTGCAAGAACACGGGTTGTACATCGCCGCGAAATCGGTCCCCGCTTCCTCGGGCGCGACCACGGACGTCCTGGATCCCGCGACGAATCGGCCGATCGCCCGCGTCGCAGCCGGGACGAAAGACGACGTCGATTCGGCGGTCGATGCGGCCCGACGGGCCTTCGAGGCGCCGGAATGGCGGGACCTCGATCCGAGCAAGCGCGGGCGGCTGTTGTGGCTCCTCGCCCAGCAGGTTCGGGACCGCTTCGATGAGCTCGCTCGGCTCGAGTCGTTGAACGTCGGCAAGCCGATCCGAGAGGCGAAAGGCGACATCGCGTACGTGTACAAGCTGTTCGAATATTATGCAGGTCTTGCCGATAAAATTCAGGGCGACACGATCCCCGTGCCGGGGGCGCGGCTCGACTACACGTTGCGTGAGCCGCTCGGCGTGACCGCCCACATCGCGCCCTGGAACTACCCCCTCCTCCTCGCCTCGCGGGGCGTCGCGCCCGCCCTCGCGGCCGGCAACACGGTCGTCCTGAAACCCGCGACGCTCACGCCGCTCACCGCGCTGAAGCTCGGAGAGCTCGCTGCGGCGGCCGGTTTTCCCGCGGGCGTCGTGAACGTGGTCACGGGCCCCGGTGCCGAGGTAGGCGGCGCGCTTGCGGCCCATCCGAACGTCGATTCCGTGACCTTCACGGGGTCGACCGAGACAGGCAAGCAACTCCTGCGGATGGTGGCGGAGCGCATCGTGCCGTCGACGCTCGAACTCGGCGGGAAGAATCCCCAGATCGTGCTTCCGGACGCGAAGATGGATCGCGCGGTCCAGGGCGCGCTTTGGGGCGCGTTCCAGAACGCCGGCCAGATGTGCTGGGCGGGCTCCAAACTCTTGGTTCACGAGGATATCGCCTCGTCGTTCCTCGCCAAGCTCGCGGATCTTGCGGCGAAGATACGGCTCGGGCCTCCCTTGAGCGAGGGAGTCCAGATGGGGCCGCTCGTTTCGAAAGACCACGCCGCAAACGTCGCGAAGGCGATCGAGGACGGAATCGCGAACGGATCGAAGGTCTTGGCCGGAGGTCGCCGCCCCGACGCGCCCGGCCTGCAGGAAGGGAATTTCCTCGCGCCAACGATCTTCGAGGAACCGCCAGCGGCGGCACGCGTCGCGGGCGAGGAGGTGTTCGGGCCCGTCTTGGCCGCGTGGCGGTTTTCCGATCTGGACGATGCGGTTGCGAAGGCGAACGACACGCCGTACGGACTGTCCGCGGGGCTCTGGACCCAGGATCTCGGGAAGGCCCATGCGGTTGCACGGAGGCTCCAGGCGGGGATGATCTCGGTCAACGAGTACCCGGTCACGTTCCCGCAGACGCCGTTCCTCGGCTGGAAGCAGTCCGGCCTCGGTGCGGAGCAGGGCGCCGACGCGGTGCTCTTCTACACGCACGTGAAGAACGTCCTCGTGAACCTCGAGTGA
- a CDS encoding gamma carbonic anhydrase family protein — translation MIYVAPSAVVVGDVTIEDGASVWHGAVLRGDFDGIIVGRDSNVQDHVVVHVDRGMPARIGARVTIGHSAVVHGCTIGDECLIGMNATVNSGAVIGSGSLVASGAVVRESAEFPSGQLIAGVPAKAIRAVDETLRRRISLSWSIYRDLATASLPPKRAVRGDSSKQVVLAPSEEFTRLIQRE, via the coding sequence ATGATCTACGTCGCGCCGAGCGCGGTCGTCGTCGGAGACGTCACGATCGAGGACGGCGCGAGCGTTTGGCATGGGGCCGTACTGCGGGGGGACTTCGACGGAATTATCGTCGGACGGGACTCGAATGTGCAGGACCACGTCGTCGTGCATGTGGATCGCGGGATGCCCGCACGGATCGGCGCTCGAGTGACCATCGGTCATTCGGCGGTCGTCCACGGATGCACGATTGGCGACGAGTGTCTGATCGGCATGAATGCGACCGTCAACAGCGGCGCCGTGATTGGATCCGGCTCTCTCGTCGCGAGCGGCGCCGTGGTCCGGGAGTCCGCGGAGTTTCCCTCCGGCCAGCTGATCGCCGGAGTACCCGCGAAGGCGATCCGAGCCGTTGACGAGACCTTGCGACGACGGATCAGCTTGTCCTGGTCGATTTACCGAGACCTGGCAACGGCGAGCCTCCCCCCGAAGCGGGCCGTTCGGGGCGATTCCTCGAAACAGGTGGTCCTCGCGCCGTCCGAGGAATTCACCCGCCTGATCCAGCGGGAGTGA
- a CDS encoding thioesterase family protein, producing the protein MTRFTTDVQMRFRDIDGMGHVNNAVYLSYIELARTRFYMEVAGKRSLDEIDFILAHVDIDFESQSVWGDQIQVAVWPSKIGTSSFTLSYEVAEKQSRRVLARAKSVLVSYDYEKRKPKPIPPDFRQLLEKNLEAASPQVGES; encoded by the coding sequence ATGACGCGCTTCACGACGGACGTCCAGATGCGGTTCCGGGACATCGACGGGATGGGACACGTGAACAACGCGGTCTACCTCTCGTACATCGAACTCGCCCGGACGCGGTTCTACATGGAAGTCGCCGGCAAGCGGAGCCTCGATGAGATCGACTTCATTCTGGCCCACGTGGACATCGACTTCGAATCCCAGTCGGTCTGGGGAGACCAGATTCAGGTCGCCGTCTGGCCTTCGAAGATTGGGACGTCGTCCTTCACGCTAAGCTACGAGGTTGCAGAGAAGCAAAGCCGTCGCGTGCTCGCTCGCGCGAAGAGCGTCCTCGTATCCTATGACTACGAGAAGAGGAAACCGAAGCCGATCCCTCCCGACTTCCGTCAGCTCCTGGAGAAGAATCTGGAAGCCGCGTCGCCGCAGGTCGGTGAATCGTGA
- a CDS encoding NAD-dependent epimerase/dehydratase family protein: MKALITGGAGFLGLPLARALVKRGDSVALLDLAFPENRLADLGGKVERHVANVAIFSEVLEAFRRHRPDAVFHLAALLSAGAIASPTEAYHVNIDGFFHAIEGARLFDVSRFVFPSSIASFGPGTPDPTPNEQDQKPTTLYGVSKVFGERLGEYYQRTYGLEFRALRLPSVLGPGRGPGGMSAYSTFMIERPIQGEPYEVYCREDTRIPLLYVEDAVDGLVRVHDAPRAKVTRCSYNVQGFSPAAGEIAAEVRRRVPGAKIAFRPDPDRQKVLDSWPRRLEDTPAREDWGWRPSFDLAATVDGYLRGQRVRAGA; encoded by the coding sequence GTGAAGGCCTTGATCACGGGCGGTGCGGGCTTCCTCGGCCTCCCGCTCGCGCGCGCCCTCGTGAAGCGGGGTGATTCCGTCGCGCTCCTGGATCTCGCGTTCCCCGAAAACCGCCTCGCCGACCTGGGAGGGAAGGTCGAGAGGCACGTGGCCAACGTGGCCATCTTCAGCGAAGTCCTCGAGGCCTTCCGGAGGCATCGGCCGGACGCCGTGTTCCACCTCGCGGCCTTGCTCTCCGCGGGCGCAATCGCCAGCCCGACGGAGGCCTACCACGTCAACATCGACGGGTTCTTCCATGCGATCGAGGGCGCCCGCCTGTTCGACGTCTCGCGATTCGTGTTCCCGAGCTCCATCGCGTCCTTCGGCCCGGGGACCCCCGACCCCACGCCGAACGAGCAAGACCAGAAGCCCACGACCCTATATGGCGTCTCGAAAGTCTTCGGAGAGCGGCTCGGCGAATATTACCAGCGGACGTACGGCCTCGAGTTCCGCGCCCTCCGTCTCCCGTCAGTCCTCGGCCCGGGCCGCGGGCCCGGAGGGATGAGCGCGTATTCGACGTTCATGATCGAGCGCCCGATCCAGGGCGAGCCGTACGAGGTGTACTGCCGCGAGGATACGCGGATCCCCCTCCTCTACGTCGAGGATGCCGTGGACGGCCTCGTCCGGGTCCACGATGCGCCGCGCGCGAAGGTCACCCGCTGCTCGTACAACGTCCAGGGGTTCAGTCCGGCCGCGGGCGAGATCGCCGCGGAGGTCCGGCGCCGCGTGCCTGGTGCGAAGATTGCCTTCCGGCCGGATCCGGATCGGCAGAAGGTCCTCGACTCGTGGCCGCGGCGGCTCGAAGACACGCCCGCGCGGGAGGACTGGGGATGGCGGCCTTCCTTCGACCTCGCGGCCACGGTGGACGGGTACCTCCGGGGGCAGCGGGTCCGCGCGGGCGCGTGA
- a CDS encoding thioredoxin domain-containing protein, which yields MGKNRLARETSTYLKGASHQPVDWHPWGEEAFRRAKEFDRPILLDIGATWCHWCHVIDRESYEDPDLAKVINENFVAIKVDRDERPDVDARYQQAVGAITGSGGWPLTAFLTPDGKVFYGGTYFPPKDAHGRPSFRRVLLSMAEAYRTNKADTVREAESLHRALAEGRAALVEEGVVNDAMLKESVDTLRGQFDPVNGGISGQQKFPHPGTMEWVMARYHRTREPSLATIFTRTLMSMARGGVYDQVAGGFHRYATDPQWIVPHFEKMLYDNAGLLANYVHAWQLTKDPLYRETANGILRWAEEVLSDRAHGGYYASQDADVGLDDDGDYFTWTLDELKDAVTVDEARVLALLYEVGERGEMRHNPKKNVLFVDQEPEAIGKALGLPAERILELIASGKGKLMAARDKRPAPAVDPTIFASWNGMMISSVLEAAMAFDREDLRGFALKSLKRILTDLWSKEDGMWHALAGRNRKVRGLLEDHVYTADGLLAAYAATADPAFLRNAEDVMAFTLKHFWDKEGGFVDIAADLHEGVGLPLKELRRRPVEDSPYAGANAVAALALQRLHALTGNDDYRLHHDELMIAFAGEASRYGPVFAGTYHLAAELWIHPPAEVVILGPREDPTTLSLRAAATETFAPGKSVLVVDRDDAYVPALVEPMRATREAKAGPVAFVCQGNACSPPTADPERLRALLAGNEPKAR from the coding sequence ATGGGGAAAAACCGCCTCGCCCGGGAGACATCGACGTATCTCAAGGGCGCGTCCCACCAGCCGGTCGACTGGCATCCGTGGGGCGAGGAGGCGTTCCGCCGCGCGAAGGAGTTCGACCGGCCGATCCTCCTCGACATCGGCGCCACATGGTGCCACTGGTGCCACGTGATCGACCGCGAGTCGTATGAGGATCCCGACCTTGCGAAGGTGATCAACGAGAACTTCGTCGCGATCAAGGTCGACCGAGACGAGCGGCCGGACGTCGACGCGCGGTACCAGCAGGCGGTCGGCGCAATTACCGGATCCGGCGGCTGGCCCCTCACCGCCTTCCTGACGCCGGACGGCAAGGTGTTCTACGGCGGCACGTACTTCCCGCCCAAGGACGCACACGGACGGCCGAGCTTCCGCCGCGTCTTGCTGTCGATGGCGGAGGCGTACCGCACGAACAAGGCCGACACCGTGCGGGAGGCGGAGTCGCTGCACCGCGCCCTCGCCGAAGGCCGCGCGGCTCTCGTCGAAGAGGGCGTCGTGAACGACGCGATGCTGAAGGAGAGCGTCGACACCCTCCGCGGCCAGTTCGACCCGGTGAACGGCGGCATCTCCGGCCAGCAGAAGTTCCCGCATCCCGGCACGATGGAGTGGGTCATGGCCCGTTACCATCGCACCCGGGAGCCGAGCCTCGCGACAATCTTCACGCGGACGCTCATGTCGATGGCCCGGGGCGGCGTGTACGATCAAGTCGCCGGGGGCTTCCATCGATACGCGACCGACCCGCAGTGGATCGTGCCGCACTTCGAGAAGATGCTGTACGACAACGCCGGCCTGCTCGCGAACTACGTGCACGCGTGGCAGCTCACGAAGGACCCGCTCTATCGCGAGACTGCGAACGGAATCCTCCGATGGGCCGAGGAAGTCCTCTCGGACCGCGCGCACGGCGGATACTACGCCAGTCAAGATGCGGACGTCGGTCTCGACGACGATGGCGATTACTTCACGTGGACGCTCGACGAACTCAAGGATGCCGTGACCGTGGACGAAGCGCGCGTCCTCGCTCTCCTGTACGAGGTCGGCGAACGCGGCGAGATGCGGCACAATCCGAAGAAGAACGTCCTTTTCGTCGACCAGGAGCCCGAGGCGATCGGGAAGGCCCTGGGCCTACCAGCCGAGCGAATCCTCGAGCTCATCGCGAGCGGGAAGGGAAAACTGATGGCCGCTCGGGACAAGCGACCGGCGCCGGCCGTCGATCCGACCATCTTCGCCTCCTGGAACGGGATGATGATCTCTTCCGTCCTCGAGGCGGCGATGGCCTTCGACCGGGAGGACCTCCGCGGATTCGCGTTGAAGTCCCTCAAGCGGATCCTGACGGACCTGTGGTCGAAGGAGGACGGCATGTGGCACGCGCTCGCCGGTCGAAACCGCAAAGTGCGCGGACTCCTCGAGGACCACGTCTACACGGCCGACGGGCTGCTCGCCGCGTACGCCGCCACCGCTGACCCCGCATTCCTGCGCAACGCGGAGGACGTGATGGCCTTCACTCTCAAGCACTTCTGGGACAAGGAAGGCGGCTTCGTCGATATCGCGGCGGACTTGCACGAGGGAGTAGGACTCCCGCTCAAGGAACTTCGCCGCCGGCCCGTGGAGGACTCCCCGTACGCGGGGGCAAACGCGGTTGCGGCGCTGGCCCTCCAGCGGCTGCATGCGCTCACCGGAAACGACGACTACCGGCTGCACCACGACGAACTCATGATCGCATTCGCCGGCGAGGCGAGCCGCTACGGCCCCGTGTTCGCGGGGACGTACCACCTCGCGGCCGAGCTGTGGATCCACCCGCCCGCCGAGGTCGTCATCCTGGGTCCGCGGGAGGACCCGACGACGCTCTCGCTACGCGCCGCGGCCACGGAGACCTTCGCGCCGGGGAAGAGCGTCCTCGTCGTGGACCGCGACGATGCGTACGTCCCGGCGCTCGTCGAGCCGATGCGCGCGACCCGCGAAGCGAAGGCGGGGCCCGTGGCCTTCGTCTGCCAGGGGAACGCCTGCTCCCCGCCGACGGCGGATCCCGAGCGCCTGCGCGCGCTCCTCGCCGGCAACGAACCGAAGGCCCGATGA
- the msrA gene encoding peptide-methionine (S)-S-oxide reductase MsrA: MENGRETITLAGGCFWCLQPVFQELRGVERVEVGYSGGKVRDPSYEMVCTDTTGHAEAVQITFDRTIISLAEILRIFFTVHDPTTLNRQGADFGTQYRSAVFYSNDEQKQAARQVISELEAAKIWHGPFVTELAPLSAFYRAEEYHQDYFRKNPTAGYCRAVVAPKVAKFRKQYAAKLKAPVTAPKGT; encoded by the coding sequence ATGGAGAACGGACGAGAGACGATCACCCTGGCCGGCGGCTGCTTCTGGTGTCTGCAGCCCGTGTTCCAGGAACTACGAGGCGTCGAGAGAGTCGAGGTCGGATATTCCGGAGGCAAGGTCCGGGACCCGTCGTACGAGATGGTGTGCACCGACACGACGGGCCACGCGGAGGCCGTCCAGATCACGTTCGACCGGACGATCATCTCCCTCGCCGAGATCCTCCGCATCTTCTTCACCGTGCACGATCCGACGACGCTGAATCGCCAAGGCGCGGACTTCGGAACGCAGTACCGATCCGCAGTCTTCTATTCGAACGACGAACAGAAACAGGCCGCACGGCAGGTCATCTCGGAACTCGAGGCGGCGAAGATCTGGCACGGACCGTTCGTCACGGAGCTCGCACCCCTTTCCGCGTTCTACCGGGCGGAGGAGTACCACCAGGACTACTTCCGCAAGAACCCGACGGCGGGCTACTGCCGCGCGGTGGTCGCGCCAAAGGTCGCGAAGTTCCGGAAGCAGTACGCGGCGAAGCTGAAGGCGCCGGTGACGGCACCCAAAGGCACTTAA
- a CDS encoding amidohydrolase family protein, giving the protein MPGITDVHVHLEPYREIKPNVLEMLWREIPDRDRAQRLTDDPRAFLDHLDAAKVDRACLINYVAPEVMGFTEAVNEFVAGFAKADRKRLIPFGSVHPKRTKNPERDVERLASKLEMGAMKIHPPHQLFAANAYVDERFPALRRIYKTAERIGMPVMVHTGTSIFPGARSKYGDPMDLDDVAQDFPDLTILMAHGGRPLWCDTAFYLLRRHPNVHLDISSIPPKRLLEWFPRLEEIRDKVLFGSDWPAPGIPGIREEIDALGALALSSETKERIFRTNAARIFQ; this is encoded by the coding sequence TTGCCCGGAATCACGGACGTCCACGTGCACCTCGAGCCGTATCGCGAAATCAAGCCGAACGTCCTCGAGATGCTATGGCGAGAAATCCCTGACAGGGATCGCGCCCAGCGGCTCACAGACGACCCACGAGCCTTCTTGGACCATCTGGATGCCGCGAAGGTGGATCGGGCGTGCCTGATCAACTACGTCGCACCGGAGGTCATGGGATTTACCGAAGCCGTCAACGAGTTCGTCGCGGGGTTCGCGAAGGCGGACCGGAAGCGCCTCATCCCCTTCGGCTCTGTCCACCCGAAGCGCACGAAGAACCCGGAGCGGGACGTGGAGCGCCTAGCGTCGAAGCTCGAGATGGGCGCGATGAAGATCCATCCGCCCCATCAGCTGTTCGCGGCGAACGCGTACGTCGACGAGCGGTTCCCGGCGTTGCGGAGGATTTACAAGACCGCCGAGAGGATTGGAATGCCGGTGATGGTCCACACCGGCACGTCGATCTTCCCCGGGGCGCGGTCGAAGTATGGAGACCCGATGGATCTCGATGACGTCGCACAAGACTTCCCGGACCTCACGATCCTGATGGCGCACGGCGGCCGGCCGCTCTGGTGCGACACCGCGTTCTACCTCCTCCGCCGCCACCCGAACGTCCACCTCGACATCTCGAGCATCCCGCCGAAGCGGCTCCTCGAATGGTTCCCGCGCCTCGAGGAAATCCGGGACAAGGTCCTTTTCGGCTCGGACTGGCCAGCCCCGGGAATCCCCGGAATCCGGGAGGAGATCGACGCGTTGGGGGCTCTGGCCCTCTCATCCGAAACGAAGGAACGCATCTTCCGCACGAATGCAGCGCGGATTTTCCAATAG
- a CDS encoding NRDE family protein, with protein MCTLIALWHSVPGYDLVVGMNRDESAMRPADPPALIAEDPVIVAPRDRQAGGTWLGASGTGLVVALSNRRGRTSASARSRGQLVLDTLRQTSVPAVDILLEREVREHEYNFWNLFVASRKEVRFFRYNGEIGMTRGREGLNVLTNEGGNIATDPKVQTIQGLLSKTSNRSIEDVVRALQSTLRTHASGPGGVSICVHSPGGGTVSSTILALSNADPGENVLLYADGQPCSTPYRDYREVIRRLPSPV; from the coding sequence ATGTGCACGCTCATCGCCCTCTGGCACTCCGTCCCCGGATACGACCTCGTGGTCGGGATGAACCGCGACGAGTCCGCGATGCGTCCCGCGGATCCGCCCGCCCTCATCGCGGAGGACCCGGTCATCGTAGCCCCGCGTGACCGCCAGGCGGGCGGCACCTGGCTCGGCGCGAGCGGCACCGGGCTCGTCGTCGCGCTGTCGAACCGCCGCGGCCGGACCTCGGCGAGCGCGCGATCCCGTGGACAGCTCGTCCTCGACACCCTGAGGCAGACCTCCGTTCCGGCGGTGGACATCCTCCTGGAACGCGAGGTGCGCGAGCACGAGTACAACTTCTGGAACCTGTTCGTCGCCTCCCGGAAGGAGGTGCGATTCTTCCGGTACAATGGCGAGATTGGAATGACGCGCGGCCGCGAGGGACTCAACGTCCTCACGAACGAGGGAGGGAATATCGCGACGGATCCGAAGGTGCAGACGATCCAAGGCCTCCTCTCAAAGACGTCGAACCGGTCGATCGAGGACGTTGTCCGGGCGCTCCAGTCCACGCTCCGGACGCACGCGTCCGGCCCGGGAGGCGTGAGCATCTGCGTCCACTCCCCCGGTGGAGGGACGGTCTCCTCGACAATCCTCGCTCTGAGCAACGCGGATCCCGGCGAGAACGTCTTGCTGTATGCCGACGGCCAGCCGTGCTCGACGCCGTATCGCGACTACCGAGAAGTGATCCGCCGTCTTCCGAGTCCGGTGTGA